The Methanococcoides methylutens MM1 genome has a window encoding:
- a CDS encoding type II secretion system F family protein, translating to MKDRENTGTDEVDENIEMTTSDEVIESVDAADSGDIVESVDAADSGDIVESVDAADSDDIVESVDTADSDDIVESVDAADSGDIVESVDTTDSDEFTESNDIADPDNLEGSIEVSESNEFAEVGESQIAETIALDANGDPILIHEAEIPRMSEEELEKIEQYVINIRLGESRKNVRVKEFLSDPKGALYRYPYYAMFFSGPLALLFMAFGLSMTWGTPAIDHVILFSVWLFIIPPAITYHRKHKFIGKVEEYMPNFLRDIAEMSRAGLTLPAALGTVAKGEYGAMTGEIKKMDGSVSWGISFEETIEYFAKRMNTPLISRSVALITQASRAGGRVSFVLEAAARDASELKVLEKERRGNMAVYVVISYIAFFVFIFVILMLSTRFVPVMFEASQAVAGSGSAGGSFIGSFDPDNFIRVLYHASVIQGFMSGLVAGQLGESRISAGLKHSFILTFIAWVSFLIL from the coding sequence ATGAAGGATAGAGAGAATACTGGAACTGATGAGGTTGATGAGAATATTGAGATGACCACATCAGATGAAGTTATTGAATCCGTTGATGCTGCTGATTCTGGTGACATTGTTGAATCCGTTGATGCTGCTGATTCTGGTGACATTGTTGAATCTGTTGATGCTGCTGATTCCGATGACATTGTTGAATCTGTTGATACTGCTGATTCCGATGACATTGTTGAATCTGTTGATGCTGCTGATTCTGGTGACATTGTTGAATCTGTTGATACTACTGATTCTGATGAATTTACTGAATCTAATGATATTGCTGATCCTGATAACCTTGAAGGCAGCATTGAAGTTTCTGAATCCAACGAGTTTGCTGAAGTTGGTGAAAGTCAAATAGCTGAGACCATTGCATTGGATGCGAACGGCGATCCGATTTTGATCCATGAGGCTGAGATCCCTCGAATGAGTGAGGAGGAACTTGAGAAGATCGAGCAGTATGTCATCAATATTAGGCTTGGGGAATCGAGGAAGAATGTTCGTGTGAAGGAATTCCTGAGTGATCCCAAGGGTGCACTTTACAGGTATCCTTATTATGCTATGTTCTTCAGCGGCCCACTTGCCCTGTTGTTCATGGCATTTGGTTTGTCGATGACATGGGGAACGCCTGCTATTGATCATGTTATCCTATTTTCCGTCTGGCTGTTTATCATACCGCCGGCAATAACCTATCATAGGAAGCACAAATTCATTGGCAAGGTCGAAGAGTACATGCCAAACTTCCTGCGTGATATTGCAGAGATGAGCAGGGCAGGTCTTACTCTCCCGGCAGCACTGGGCACTGTGGCAAAAGGTGAATATGGTGCAATGACGGGTGAGATCAAGAAAATGGATGGTTCGGTTTCCTGGGGTATCTCCTTTGAAGAGACCATCGAGTACTTCGCAAAGAGAATGAACACTCCACTCATATCACGTTCAGTAGCTCTTATTACACAGGCAAGCCGCGCAGGAGGACGTGTGTCTTTCGTACTTGAAGCCGCTGCAAGGGATGCAAGTGAACTAAAGGTACTTGAGAAGGAACGTCGTGGTAACATGGCAGTTTATGTAGTTATCAGCTACATTGCCTTCTTTGTGTTCATCTTTGTGATATTGATGCTATCCACACGGTTTGTTCCGGTAATGTTCGAGGCAAGTCAGGCAGTAGCAGGATCAGGATCTGCAGGTGGTAGTTTCATTGGTTCTTTCGATCCTGATAACTTTATTCGTGTACTTTACCATGCATCTGTAATACAGGGATTCATGAGTGGTCTTGTTGCAGGGCAATTGGGAGAGAGTCGAATATCTGCAGGTCTGAAACACTCGTTCATACTGACATTCATCGCCTGGGTAAGTTTCCTTATACTTTGA
- a CDS encoding FumA C-terminus/TtdB family hydratase beta subunit, translating into MEYHLKTPLKEEDVEQLNAGDIVYISGIVLTARDEAHARILEMHEEGHELPFDLEGAAIYHCGPLMQKKEADQGAEEWTVVAAGPTTSDRMSKMTPELLKHYNVRTLIGKGGMNNVAESLKGKCVYLAYTGGCAALAAGSIKKVPKVHWFDLGMPEAVWELEVDEFGPLIVGIDTKSNDLFTSIKEKARESFSKK; encoded by the coding sequence ATGGAATATCATCTGAAAACTCCCCTTAAGGAAGAAGACGTCGAACAGCTCAATGCAGGAGATATCGTTTACATAAGTGGTATTGTCCTGACAGCACGTGATGAAGCACATGCACGCATACTTGAAATGCACGAGGAAGGTCATGAGCTGCCATTCGATCTTGAAGGAGCAGCCATCTACCACTGCGGACCCCTGATGCAGAAGAAAGAAGCAGATCAAGGGGCCGAAGAATGGACCGTCGTTGCAGCCGGACCCACTACAAGTGACAGGATGTCAAAGATGACGCCCGAGCTGCTCAAGCACTACAATGTCCGTACCCTCATCGGAAAAGGTGGAATGAACAATGTGGCTGAAAGCCTGAAAGGGAAATGTGTCTACCTTGCATACACGGGCGGATGTGCGGCTCTTGCAGCAGGTTCCATAAAGAAGGTTCCGAAAGTTCACTGGTTTGACCTTGGAATGCCGGAAGCTGTATGGGAACTTGAGGTCGATGAATTTGGTCCGCTCATTGTTGGCATCGATACTAAGTCTAATGACCTGTTCACTTCTATAAAAGAAAAAGCAAGAGAGTCCTTCTCAAAGAAGTGA